From Candidatus Neomarinimicrobiota bacterium, the proteins below share one genomic window:
- a CDS encoding sulfurtransferase TusA family protein, which translates to MTKIQEDQFLDCRGLNCPLPILKTSKVISDMRKGEIVKMVSTDQGSISDVDAFTRRTGHKLLDSEAGDGEYIFYIRKV; encoded by the coding sequence ATGACAAAAATTCAAGAAGATCAATTTCTCGATTGCCGAGGACTGAACTGCCCCCTGCCCATCTTGAAGACCAGCAAGGTGATATCGGATATGCGGAAGGGTGAAATAGTGAAGATGGTGTCAACAGACCAGGGTTCCATTAGCGACGTGGATGCGTTCACTCGACGCACCGGTCACAAGCTTCTGGACAGTGAGGCCGGAGATGGAGAATATATTTTTTACATTCGGAAGGTCTGA
- a CDS encoding DsrE/DsrF/DrsH-like family protein: MMKTKKRSSEPKRLALVASRGTLDWAYSPFILASTAAAMEMEVAMFFTFYGLTLLKKKIEAKVAPHANPAMPMRIPFGPQGLQNIQWPVPNLLSTNLPGFETVATSLMKQAFRKNGVATVEELRDICLESGVRLIGCTMTMDVFGINKDDFIEGVELGGAATFLEYAADADIQLFI; encoded by the coding sequence ATGATGAAAACGAAGAAGAGGAGTAGTGAGCCGAAGCGGCTGGCTCTCGTTGCGTCCAGGGGGACCCTCGATTGGGCGTACTCACCATTTATTCTCGCGTCTACTGCCGCTGCCATGGAGATGGAAGTGGCTATGTTTTTCACATTCTACGGGCTTACGCTTCTTAAAAAAAAGATTGAAGCAAAAGTCGCCCCTCACGCCAATCCGGCCATGCCCATGAGAATTCCTTTCGGTCCTCAAGGACTTCAGAATATCCAATGGCCCGTCCCAAATCTTCTGTCGACGAATCTTCCCGGATTCGAGACTGTCGCCACGTCACTCATGAAGCAGGCATTCCGGAAGAACGGGGTGGCTACTGTGGAAGAATTGCGTGACATCTGCCTGGAATCCGGAGTAAGGCTCATCGGCTGTACCATGACCATGGATGTGTTCGGGATCAACAAAGACGATTTCATTGAAGGTGTTGAACTGGGAGGTGCCGCGACTTTTCTGGAATATGCGGCAGATGCGGATATTCAACTTTTCATCTGA
- a CDS encoding molybdenum cofactor guanylyltransferase codes for MVIYASAFILVGGKSERFGSPKWKAGFEGTTLLGRAWDLLDPLFKETNCVTKRIGESTGKPSIYDSLPIASPFSGVHTALAATSTEWNFILSCDLPLVDETVIRDLWSAVSKDYQIIVPEAGRGMEPTCAFYHRSLVPTCRKMIKEKDYALYSLISRSKSRRLDFLNRDELFININTPEDLERAKRRASL; via the coding sequence ATGGTAATTTACGCGTCAGCATTTATTCTGGTAGGAGGAAAGTCTGAAAGGTTCGGATCACCGAAATGGAAGGCCGGGTTTGAGGGCACCACCCTCCTGGGCCGGGCGTGGGACCTCCTGGATCCCCTTTTCAAGGAGACGAACTGTGTAACGAAAAGAATCGGGGAGTCAACGGGAAAACCGAGCATTTATGATAGTTTGCCCATCGCTTCTCCTTTCTCGGGAGTCCACACTGCCCTGGCGGCGACGAGCACAGAATGGAATTTCATCCTATCCTGTGATTTGCCTCTGGTTGATGAGACGGTTATCCGGGACCTGTGGAGCGCTGTTTCAAAGGACTATCAGATCATCGTGCCAGAAGCAGGCCGGGGAATGGAGCCGACCTGCGCATTCTATCACCGGTCTCTGGTCCCCACATGCCGTAAGATGATTAAAGAGAAAGACTACGCCCTCTACAGCCTCATCAGCCGGTCAAAATCGAGAAGGCTGGACTTTCTCAATAGAGATGAATTATTCATAAACATAAATACGCCGGAAGATTTGGAAAGGGCAAAGAGGAGAGCATCACTATAG
- the moaCB gene encoding bifunctional molybdenum cofactor biosynthesis protein MoaC/MoaB, with amino-acid sequence MKKSSKNSFSHLDKTGNVRMVDVSGKRRSSRVARAEGYVSMQRTTLDALQSGETPKGNVLTTAKIAGIQAAKGTAHIIPLCHPLDLSWVEMEFTLQQDRIRIDSEVKTKDATGVEMEALTAVSVAALTIYDMCKAMDKKMTITGIRLLEKKGGKSDYPTDYRPRVGIIVISDTVHAGKSDDVSGDILKVEFRGSGCQVDHSAILPDGSEDLEETIGSWIDKGAELIITSGGTGVGPRDLTIPVVEKLFDSRLPGVEQALHAYGRTRVGTAMLSRLAAGTVKSALVICLPGSPGAARDALKVLIPSIFHAYPVMEGKGHAGLESD; translated from the coding sequence GTGAAAAAAAGTTCAAAGAATAGTTTTTCACATCTTGACAAAACGGGAAACGTGCGGATGGTGGATGTTTCCGGCAAAAGGAGATCATCCCGAGTGGCGAGGGCGGAGGGATACGTCAGTATGCAGAGGACGACGCTCGATGCCCTTCAAAGTGGTGAAACTCCCAAGGGGAACGTCCTCACGACGGCCAAGATCGCCGGGATTCAGGCTGCCAAGGGGACCGCTCATATTATCCCACTCTGCCATCCCCTGGACCTTTCGTGGGTGGAGATGGAGTTTACTCTACAACAGGATCGGATCCGCATCGATTCGGAGGTGAAGACGAAGGATGCGACGGGTGTGGAGATGGAGGCTCTGACAGCCGTTTCGGTGGCGGCTTTAACCATTTATGACATGTGCAAGGCAATGGACAAAAAGATGACGATCACCGGTATTCGATTGTTGGAGAAAAAAGGGGGAAAGTCCGATTATCCTACCGACTATCGTCCCCGGGTGGGGATTATCGTAATCTCGGACACTGTCCACGCCGGAAAAAGTGATGACGTGTCAGGGGATATCTTGAAGGTGGAATTCAGGGGATCGGGATGTCAGGTGGATCATTCCGCTATCCTCCCAGATGGATCGGAGGATCTTGAAGAGACGATCGGTTCGTGGATTGATAAGGGGGCAGAGCTCATTATCACCTCCGGAGGGACCGGCGTGGGTCCTAGGGATCTAACCATTCCGGTCGTGGAGAAATTGTTTGACTCGCGTCTTCCTGGAGTGGAGCAAGCCCTTCACGCCTACGGGCGGACCCGGGTCGGTACAGCCATGCTTTCGCGTCTGGCGGCGGGCACCGTTAAGAGTGCTCTGGTCATCTGCCTTCCTGGGAGTCCGGGCGCCGCCCGGGATGCATTGAAAGTCCTGATCCCCTCAATTTTCCACGCCTACCCTGTTATGGAGGGGAAAGGTCACGCCGGCCTTGAGTCTGACTGA
- a CDS encoding RpiB/LacA/LacB family sugar-phosphate isomerase, with product MTIYLGSDHAGFELKETIKTFLEEKGFEIEDKGAFWYDAEDDYPDFIRPVAEAVALDPESRGIILGGSGQGEAMVANRVTGIRAAVYYGGPDDVVKLSRQHNNANILSLGARFVGSEFAVKAVEMWLGTPFDGGRHDRRTKKID from the coding sequence ATGACTATCTATCTCGGCTCCGATCACGCCGGATTTGAGCTCAAGGAGACCATCAAAACATTCTTGGAAGAAAAGGGTTTTGAAATTGAGGACAAGGGAGCTTTTTGGTACGATGCCGAAGACGACTACCCAGATTTCATCAGGCCCGTTGCGGAGGCCGTGGCGCTGGATCCAGAGAGCCGCGGCATTATTCTTGGGGGATCCGGCCAGGGAGAAGCCATGGTGGCTAACCGCGTTACCGGCATTCGGGCCGCCGTCTACTACGGAGGTCCTGATGACGTTGTAAAACTTTCCCGGCAGCACAACAATGCCAATATCCTGTCCCTGGGAGCACGATTTGTGGGGAGTGAGTTCGCCGTAAAGGCTGTGGAAATGTGGTTGGGAACCCCCTTTGACGGAGGACGGCACGACCGGCGCACAAAAAAAATTGACTGA
- the moaA gene encoding GTP 3',8-cyclase MoaA produces the protein MTVLGKRPYQPQPTTKGRISVHPEGDHIIDQHGRLFDYVRIAVNERCNLRCIYCLPEEGIDFLPSEQLLTSQEIIRIVHILAQLQVTKVRFTGGEPLLRKDMAHLVSQASITPGIESVHITTNGLLLSEYANDLYKAGLHGINISLDTMDRQKFLKITRSDCLDKVLEGLNLALSLPFPSVKVNVVVMRDFNHEEIGDFVELTRDNRLTVRFIELMPFDAHQIWKTGKFFGAEKILEYLSGLYPHMDEEEGSVTEEHVYRIPGHEGKFAVIPSFTRSLCEGCNRIRLTADGKIRNCLYSDNEFDVKKLARQGDSHEKIADLFKRAMWTKLKDGWEAQHRGNHLRESMTQIGG, from the coding sequence GTGACTGTTCTTGGTAAACGCCCTTATCAGCCCCAACCCACGACCAAAGGCAGAATCTCCGTTCATCCCGAAGGAGATCATATCATTGACCAACACGGTCGCCTGTTTGACTATGTGCGAATAGCCGTCAACGAACGGTGTAACCTCCGCTGCATCTACTGTCTGCCGGAGGAGGGAATCGACTTCCTTCCCAGTGAGCAACTCCTCACTTCACAGGAAATCATCAGAATCGTTCACATCCTTGCTCAACTCCAGGTGACCAAGGTTCGTTTCACCGGAGGGGAACCCCTTCTTCGCAAAGATATGGCTCACCTTGTTTCCCAGGCGTCGATAACCCCCGGAATTGAGTCCGTCCATATAACGACAAATGGACTCCTTCTGAGTGAGTACGCAAACGATCTTTATAAGGCGGGGCTTCATGGAATCAATATCAGTCTTGACACGATGGACCGACAGAAATTCCTGAAGATCACGCGAAGCGACTGTCTGGACAAGGTTCTTGAGGGTCTGAATCTCGCGCTGTCGTTACCGTTCCCCAGCGTGAAAGTGAACGTGGTTGTCATGAGAGATTTCAATCATGAAGAGATCGGAGACTTTGTGGAATTGACCCGTGATAACCGCCTTACGGTTCGTTTCATAGAGCTCATGCCGTTTGACGCTCATCAAATATGGAAAACGGGGAAATTCTTCGGGGCTGAAAAAATCCTGGAATACCTGAGTGGACTCTATCCTCACATGGATGAGGAAGAAGGAAGCGTCACTGAGGAGCACGTCTATCGTATCCCGGGCCACGAAGGGAAATTCGCCGTAATACCCTCTTTCACCCGCAGCCTGTGCGAAGGGTGCAACCGGATCCGCCTCACCGCGGACGGCAAGATCAGGAACTGCCTCTATTCCGATAACGAGTTTGATGTGAAAAAATTGGCTCGTCAGGGCGATTCCCATGAGAAAATCGCCGATCTGTTCAAACGGGCCATGTGGACAAAACTGAAAGATGGATGGGAAGCCCAGCACCGTGGAAATCACCTTCGAGAAAGTATGACGCAAATTGGAGGCTAA
- the rpe gene encoding ribulose-phosphate 3-epimerase, with amino-acid sequence MARIAPSILSSDFANLEGALDLCRKGGADQIHVDVMDGHFVPNLTIGPVVVKDIRKATSLPLDVHLMIENPERFIPEFVKAGSDFITVHAETCPNLEETIRLIKGHGVRAGITLKPGTPLESIANDLSSVSLVLVMSVEPGFGEQEFIPGSLNRIEKLREILQGVSPKKRPEISVDGGIKLQNAKAVIDAGADILVSGSGVFGTEDPVATIKAFKEVK; translated from the coding sequence ATGGCTAGAATCGCCCCATCCATATTGTCATCGGACTTTGCCAATCTGGAGGGAGCTCTCGACCTATGCCGGAAAGGGGGAGCAGATCAGATTCACGTGGATGTCATGGATGGTCATTTCGTTCCGAACCTCACCATCGGCCCCGTAGTGGTGAAGGATATCCGGAAGGCCACCAGCCTGCCCCTGGACGTTCACCTGATGATCGAGAACCCTGAACGGTTCATTCCGGAATTCGTAAAGGCGGGTTCCGATTTCATCACCGTTCATGCCGAAACGTGCCCGAATCTTGAAGAAACAATTCGGCTCATCAAAGGGCATGGAGTCAGGGCCGGCATCACCCTCAAGCCGGGGACCCCTCTGGAATCAATCGCGAATGACCTTTCCTCGGTCTCCCTCGTTCTGGTCATGTCCGTGGAGCCGGGATTTGGGGAGCAGGAATTCATTCCCGGATCTCTGAACCGGATTGAAAAGCTGAGAGAGATTCTTCAAGGGGTTTCTCCGAAAAAGAGACCGGAAATATCAGTGGACGGGGGGATAAAGCTCCAGAATGCCAAAGCGGTGATCGATGCTGGAGCGGATATCCTGGTTTCGGGGTCGGGTGTATTTGGAACCGAGGATCCTGTGGCCACCATTAAAGCTTTCAAGGAAGTCAAATAG